One stretch of Cheilinus undulatus linkage group 5, ASM1832078v1, whole genome shotgun sequence DNA includes these proteins:
- the rnf10 gene encoding RING finger protein 10 codes for MLESSAALCPELGLCTAHRSETNMEKNPNSSTSTKVPPRSSSTGPTPGESKPKTEGKNNGGSKRYNRKREPSFPKTDTFPGPRRTNSQKSKNFDKRPPQRGGGRQYGVTGGGRREEVAETRRAEFSPAQFAGPKKISLNHLLNFTFEPRGGNGGVGDGGHSCWGRRNKWGHKHKPFNKELFLQANCQFVVTDDQDYKAHFTDPDTLVNWDCVQQVRIYSHEVPSCPICLYPPVAAHITRCGHIFCWPCMLHYLSLSDKSWSKCPICYEAVHTADLKSVVAMETKQYVVGDVITMRLMRREKGALVAMPSSQWVKVEEPVRFGDASLSPYSKLLLTSPAQVLSLLAEEKAVLKAQLSQEEDTQGCFIQSALCLLQEREEMLLKQQKENAGDSLDFSSLTLEEPPSPGEEVVTHISSTKPVLQYSSAFDDEVEEVAESEEVPEDRDAAAAELPGPQEGILESVLEEPPEALVDAAPEPRPDDEGPASHAEPSRSSANTVHVPYYYFYQAEDCQQMFLHPVNVRCLLREYGSLEASPDSITATVVEIEGHTVTEEIRRRHRYLAHLPLTCEFSICELALQPPILSKETLDTFADDLEKRKRLRQKKVREEKRRERRIEIEENKKQGKYPEVHIGLENLHHFPAFGSPPHNSSPPVQPDFIFNPPSPLSSSPSTGGMTFPSLNGQCSSPIVGSVEEDSHCMSFAQMLRDGKARVDAGPRITPKKDTLLAPPAADSDGESDGSDRVPVPSFQNSFSQAIEKALLQLDNGPAAPPQPVVEPDEKGGKKKKKKQKLLFSTSMVHTK; via the exons atgCTAGAGAGCTCGGCGGCTCTCTGCCCGGAGCTCGGCCTCTGCACTGCTCACCGCTCGGAgacaaacatggagaaaaatccCAACAGCAGCACCAGCACCAAGGTTCCGCCCCGTTCCAGCTCCACAGGCCCTACACCGGGCGAATCTAAACCCAAAACAG AAGGTAAAAACAATGGAGGCTCGAAGCGCTACAACCGCAAGCGTGAGCCCTCCTTTCCCAAAACAGACACTTTCCCTGGCCCTCGCCGCACCAATTCACAGAAAAGCAAGAATTTTGACAAGAGACCCCcccagagaggaggaggacgacAGTATGGTGTTACAGGTGGAGGACGACGCGAGGAG GTAGCAGAGACACGCCGGGCCGAGTTTAGCCCGGCTCAATTTGCTGGACCGAAGAAAATAAGCTTGAACCACCTGCTGAACTTCACCTTTGAACCCCGTGGAGGTAATGGTGGCGTTGGAGATGGAGGCCACTCCTGTTGGGGCCGCCGAAACAAATGGGGCCACAAGCACAAGCCCTTCAACAAGGAGCTTTTTCTGCAGGCCAA CTGCCAGTTTGTGGTGACTGATGACCAGGACTACAAGGCTCACTTCACTGACCCAGACACTCTGGTTAACTGGGACTGTGTGCAGCAAGTG CGCATCTACAGTCATGAGGTGCCATCTTGTCCTATCTGCCTTTACCCACCTGTGGCAGCCCACATCACCAGATGTGGACACATCTTCTGCTGGCCGTGCATGCTGCACTACCTGTCTCTTAGTGATAAGAGCTGGTCCAAGTGCCCCATCTGCTACGAGGCCGTTCACACCGCTGACCTGAAGAG TGTGGTTGCCATGGAGACCAAGCAGTACGTGGTTGGTGATGTCATCACCATGCGTCTGATGCGGAGGGAAAAAGGTGCCCTGGTGGCCATGCCCAGCTCTCAGTGGGTGAAGGTGGAGGAACCTGTTCGCTTTGGAG ATGCGAGTCTTAGCCCGTACTCCAAGCTGCTGCTGACCTCCCCAGCTCAGGTCCTCAGCCTGCTGGCCGAGGAGAAAGCTGTTCTGAAGGCTCAACTTAGCCAGGAGGAGGACACCCAAGGTTGCTTCATCCAGAGTGCTCTTTGTCTTTTGCAG gaGCGTGAGGAAATGCTGCTgaagcagcagaaagaaaatgCAGGTGACAGCCTTGACTTCTCCTCTCTGACCCTGGAAGAGCCGCCTTCCCCAGGAGAGGAAGTGGTTACTCACATCAGCAGCACCAAG CCCGTGCTGCAGTACTCCTCTGCATTTGATGACGAGGTGGAGGAGGTTGCAGAGTCTGAAGAGGTCCCAGAGGACAGAGATGCTGCCGCTGCAGAGCTGCCAGGCCCCCAGGAGGGCATTTTGGAGTCCGTCCTGGAGGAACCTCCAGAGGCTTTGGTGGATGCAGCTCCAGAACCCAGGCCTGATGACGAGGGTCCTGCTAGCCATGCAGAGCCGAGCCGCTCCTCAGCCAACACAGTACATGTACCTTACTACTACTTCTATCAAG CTGAGGACTGCCAGCAGATGTTCCTGCATCCCGTGAATGTACGCTGTCTGTTACGTGAATACGGCAGCCTGGAGGCCAGTCCCGATTCCATCACTGCAACAGTGGTGGAGATAGAGGGACACACAGTCACCGAG GAGATCCGCCGTCGGCATCGCTACCTGGCTCACCTGCCGCTCACATGCGAGTTCAGCATCTGTGAGTTAGCTCTGCAGCCGCCAATCCTGTCCAAAGAGACTCTGGACACCTTTGCCG ATGACTTGGAGAAGAGAAAGCGcctgaggcagaaaaaggtgaGGGAGGAGAAGCGCAGAGAGCGGCGGATTGAGATAGAGGAGAACAAGAAACAGGGTAAAT ATCCTGAGGTGCACATTGGATTAGAGAACCTTCATCATTTCCCAGCATTCGGATCTCCGCCTCACAACAGCAGCCCTCCAGTTCAGCctgatttcatatttaaccCCCCCTCACCCCTGAGCAGCAGCCCTTCCACTG GTGGGATGACATTCCCCAGTCTGAATGGGCAATGCTCTTCACCCATTGTGGGTAGTGTGGAGGAAGACTCCCACTGCATGTCCTTTGCACAG ATGCTAAGAGATGGGAAAGCCAGAGTTGATGCTGGGCCCAGGATCACTCCAAAGAAAG ATACGCTGCTGGCTCCTCCGGCAGCAGACAGTGATGGAGAGAGCGACGGGTCTGACCGTGTCCCTGTGCCCAGCTTCCAAAACTCCTTCAGTCAGGCCATCGAAAAGGCACTTCTGCAGCTGGATAATGGtccagctgctcctccacaACCTGTGGTTGAACCAG ATGAGAAAGGcggaaagaagaaaaagaaaaaacagaagctTCTGTTTAGCACATCCATGGTTCACACAAAGTAG